The Salvia miltiorrhiza cultivar Shanhuang (shh) chromosome 1, IMPLAD_Smil_shh, whole genome shotgun sequence genome has a window encoding:
- the LOC131009450 gene encoding protein REDUCED CHLOROPLAST COVERAGE 3-like, producing MVTRAYKHVVRAVIASVESMDNMSAAIATTLNFLLGSCNAESSDQTLKLQWLRAILEKRFGWKLKDELQHLRKLSILRGLCHKVGLELVPKDYDLECSTPFTNSDIISLVPICKRVGCSSADGRTLLESSKIALDKGKLEDAVNYGTKALAKMIAVCGPYHRTTASAYSLLDCAIIYQQKALDINERELGLDHPDTMKSYGDLSVFYYRLQHIELALKYVNRALFLLHFTCGLSHPNTAATYINVAMMEEGMGNVHVALRYLHEALKCNQRLLGADHIQVIAENQSFSGIPILRSTEGLFFFFQFLGLKKTLIKLFYFDFYCLVQKMKEELKRLKDENTTLTRDHKAKKLDRRPKQTI from the exons ATGGTTACGCGAGCTTATAAGCATGTAGTTCGAGCTGTTATTGCTTCTGTTGAGAGCATGGATAACATGTCTGCTGCTATAGCCACAACATTAAATTTCTTGCTGGGGTCCTGCAATGCTGAAAGTAGCGATCAGACTCTTAAATTGCAATGGTTGCgggcaattttggagaaaagaTTTGGTTGGAAATTGAAAGATGAACTACAACACTTGAGAAAGTTATCGATTCTGAGGGGTCTTTGTCATAAG GTTGGGTTAGAGCTGGTGCCTAAGGACTATGATTTGGAATGCTCCACCCCATTCACAAATTCTGATATTATCAGCCTAGTACCCATTTGCAAG CGTGTAGGGTGCTCTTCTGCTGATGGGCGAACTCTACTTGAGTCATCCAAGATTGCTCTAGATAAAGGGAAGCTGGAAGATGCTGTGAATTATGGAACAAAG GCTCTGGCAAAGATGATAGCTGTCTGCGGTCCTTATCATCGTACAACTGCTAGTGCTTACAGTCTTCTTGATTGT GCGATTATATATCAGCAGAAGGCATTGGATATCAATGAAAGAGAGCTGGGGCTTGACCATCCAGATACAATGAAGAGCTATGGGGATCTATCAGTATTTTATTATCGCCTTCAGCATATTGAATTGGCTCTGAA ATATGTCAACCGTGCATTGTTTCTTCTCCATTTCACATGTGGGCTTTCTCACCCAAATACAGCAGCTACTTACATAAATGTAGCTATGATGGAAGAAGGCATGGGAAATGTTCATGTTGCTCTCAGATATCTACATGAAGCCCTTAAGTGCAACCAAAGACTATTAGGAGCGGATCACATCCAG GTTATAGCTGAAAACCAATCGTTTTCTGGTATTCCCATTCTGAGGAGCACAGAAggcttatttttcttctttcaattccTAGGCTTGAAGAAAacattaatcaaattattttattttgatttttattgtcTTGTGCAGAAAATGAAAGAAGAATTGAAAAGATTGAAAGATGAGAATACTACACTTACAAGAGATCAT AAAGCTAAGAAATTGGATAGAAGACCAAAACAAACAATTTGA